Proteins encoded by one window of Pseudonocardia sp. HH130629-09:
- the aroA gene encoding 3-phosphoshikimate 1-carboxyvinyltransferase has product MSYWTTPTPGSPVTGTVTVPGSKSVTNRALLLAGLSGGGVRVDGAPPTRDTALMTGALTALGVPVVTEGDTVRIGAHGGLRGGTAAFPAEVDCGLAGTVMRFVPPAAATASGAVRFDGDPRARERPMGTVLGALRDLGATVSFDGAADALPFVLDGGPVRGGEVTIDASASSQFVSGLLLSGALFERGVTVRHDGKPLPSLPHIAMTVEMLRTAGVVVDDGEPNSWRVEPGPVAGRDWTVEPDLSNAAVFLAAAVVTGGRVTVRGWPAETTQPGVDVLPVLEQFGGTVSHTAEGLTVTGPDRLSGVDVDLHDAGELAPTVAAIAALASGTSRLRGIGHLRGHETDRLAALATEITALGGAVTETDDGLVIEPKPLTGRADRPWGAYADHRMATAGAIIGLVVPGVEIDDVASTDKTIPDFPGRWAALVGN; this is encoded by the coding sequence GTGAGCTACTGGACCACCCCCACGCCCGGGTCGCCGGTGACCGGCACCGTCACCGTCCCCGGGTCGAAGTCGGTGACCAACCGTGCGCTGCTGCTCGCCGGCCTGTCCGGCGGCGGGGTCCGGGTCGACGGTGCGCCGCCCACCCGCGACACCGCGCTGATGACCGGCGCGCTCACCGCGCTGGGCGTCCCAGTCGTCACCGAGGGCGACACGGTGCGGATCGGCGCGCACGGCGGGCTGCGCGGCGGCACGGCGGCGTTCCCGGCGGAGGTCGACTGCGGGCTGGCCGGGACGGTCATGCGGTTCGTCCCGCCGGCCGCGGCGACGGCGTCGGGCGCGGTCCGCTTCGACGGCGACCCGCGGGCGAGGGAGCGGCCGATGGGCACCGTGCTGGGCGCCCTGCGCGACCTCGGCGCCACCGTGTCCTTCGACGGCGCCGCCGACGCGCTGCCGTTCGTCCTGGACGGGGGCCCGGTCCGGGGTGGCGAGGTCACGATCGACGCGTCGGCGTCGTCGCAGTTCGTGTCCGGGCTGCTGCTGTCCGGGGCGCTGTTCGAGCGCGGGGTGACCGTCCGCCACGACGGGAAGCCGCTGCCCTCGCTCCCGCACATCGCGATGACGGTGGAGATGCTCCGCACCGCCGGGGTGGTCGTCGACGACGGCGAGCCGAACAGCTGGCGGGTCGAGCCCGGCCCGGTCGCGGGGCGGGACTGGACGGTCGAGCCGGACCTGTCGAACGCCGCGGTGTTCCTCGCCGCGGCCGTCGTGACCGGCGGGCGTGTCACCGTGCGCGGCTGGCCCGCCGAGACCACCCAGCCCGGCGTCGACGTGCTGCCGGTGCTGGAGCAGTTCGGCGGGACCGTGTCGCACACCGCCGAGGGGCTGACCGTGACCGGCCCGGACCGGCTCAGCGGCGTCGACGTCGACCTGCACGACGCGGGCGAGCTCGCACCCACCGTCGCGGCGATCGCCGCGCTCGCCTCGGGCACCTCGCGGCTGCGCGGGATCGGGCACCTGCGCGGGCACGAGACGGACCGGCTCGCCGCGCTCGCCACCGAGATCACCGCGCTCGGCGGCGCCGTCACCGAGACCGACGACGGGCTGGTCATCGAACCGAAGCCGCTGACCGGGCGCGCCGACCGGCCCTGGGGCGCCTACGCCGACCACCGGATGGCGACCGCGGGCGCGATCATCGGTCTGGTCGTGCCGGGCGTCGAGATCGACGACGTCGCCAGCACCGACAAGACCATCCCGGACTTCCCCGGCCGGTGGGCGGCGCTGGTCGGGAACTGA
- a CDS encoding ABC transporter permease → MTGRAFLAVLRRDLFVTGRELPSFLAQTLVQPFFFLLVFVVVLGRGGFVAPEYGQIMLPGLIALNAMFGALQAVTLPLVFELSWTREIDDRLLAPMPVWAVAVEKIVFAGLRGLLASLLMVPIGFLMIDIRWPVEGLAPALLMVVLGSLLGAAMGLTIGTAVPPRRINILFAVIFTPLLFTGSVQYPWLTLADLRWFQVLSALNPLTYVSEGIRASLVPQVPHMLLWVCVLVPVAAIVLFTLLGIRGFLRRALD, encoded by the coding sequence ATGACCGGGCGCGCCTTCCTGGCGGTGCTGCGCCGCGACCTGTTCGTCACCGGCCGGGAGCTGCCGTCGTTCCTCGCCCAGACGCTGGTGCAGCCGTTCTTCTTCCTGCTGGTGTTCGTCGTGGTCCTCGGCCGCGGCGGCTTCGTCGCGCCCGAGTACGGGCAGATCATGCTGCCGGGTCTGATCGCGCTGAACGCGATGTTCGGCGCCCTGCAGGCGGTGACGTTGCCGCTGGTGTTCGAGCTGTCCTGGACCCGGGAGATCGACGACCGGCTGCTCGCGCCGATGCCGGTGTGGGCCGTCGCCGTCGAGAAGATCGTCTTCGCGGGGCTGCGCGGCCTGCTGGCCAGCCTGCTGATGGTGCCCATCGGCTTCCTGATGATCGACATCCGGTGGCCGGTCGAGGGGCTGGCGCCCGCGCTGCTGATGGTGGTGCTCGGAAGCCTGCTCGGTGCGGCGATGGGGCTGACCATCGGCACCGCGGTGCCGCCGCGGCGGATCAACATCCTGTTCGCGGTGATCTTCACGCCGCTGCTGTTCACCGGCTCGGTGCAGTACCCGTGGCTCACACTGGCGGACCTGCGCTGGTTCCAGGTGCTGTCGGCGCTCAACCCGCTGACCTACGTCAGCGAGGGGATCCGCGCGTCGCTGGTGCCGCAGGTCCCGCACATGCTGCTGTGGGTGTGCGTGCTCGTCCCGGTGGCGGCGATCGTGCTGTTCACCCTGCTGGGGATCCGCGGCTTCCTGCGCCGCGCGCTGGACTGA
- a CDS encoding WS/DGAT/MGAT family O-acyltransferase: MPSRLSALDASFLYLEEATTPMHVGGVAVFERADDGFDYDRLVELIEQRIALVPRYRQKVRHVPANLARPVWVDDPEFDIAYHVRRSALPRPGSEDQLTDLVGRLMSRPLDHTRPLWEMYVIEGLGPAGDGDTGRVAILTKTHQAMVDGISAIDIGQVILDVSAEPRATPDELWMPRPEPTDGQLVLDAISEAVTRPTEIVDNVRVAAGDALATVGKLAGAAGKVLNMARTAGRRAPGLPLNAEISTQRRFALARTDLEDYRKVRAAYGCDVNDVVLAVIAGALRTWLMSRGEPVAGSSSVRALVPLSVRGEGDVPSSAAGGSLGNRVASFLVDLPVGEPSPLVRLHQVTHQMREHTDTGDAVGADTLVRIGGFAPPTLHAVGARAANGMARHFFNLVVTNVPGPQFPLYAAGARMLEMFPVVPLAKGQAVSIGLTSYDGGVYYGLNGDRDAMGDLDVLAGMVDESLEELLETLRQSG, from the coding sequence ATGCCGTCCCGGCTCTCCGCACTCGACGCGTCCTTCCTGTACCTGGAGGAGGCGACCACCCCGATGCACGTCGGCGGGGTCGCCGTCTTCGAGCGCGCGGACGACGGGTTCGACTACGACCGCCTGGTCGAGCTGATCGAGCAGCGGATCGCGCTGGTGCCGCGCTACCGGCAGAAGGTGCGCCACGTCCCGGCCAACCTCGCGCGTCCGGTGTGGGTGGACGACCCGGAGTTCGACATCGCCTACCACGTGCGGCGCTCGGCGCTGCCCCGTCCGGGTAGCGAGGACCAGCTGACCGACCTGGTCGGACGGCTGATGTCCCGGCCGCTGGACCACACCCGGCCGCTGTGGGAGATGTACGTCATCGAGGGGCTCGGCCCCGCCGGGGACGGCGACACCGGCCGGGTCGCGATCCTCACCAAGACCCACCAGGCGATGGTCGACGGGATCTCCGCGATCGACATCGGCCAGGTCATCCTCGACGTCTCCGCCGAGCCGCGGGCCACCCCGGACGAGCTGTGGATGCCGCGCCCCGAGCCGACCGACGGGCAGCTGGTGCTCGACGCGATCTCCGAGGCCGTCACCCGCCCCACCGAGATCGTGGACAACGTGCGGGTCGCCGCGGGGGACGCGCTGGCCACCGTCGGCAAGCTCGCCGGGGCCGCGGGCAAGGTCCTGAACATGGCCCGGACCGCGGGTCGTCGCGCGCCGGGGCTGCCGCTGAACGCCGAGATCTCCACCCAGCGCCGGTTCGCGCTGGCCCGCACCGACCTGGAGGACTACCGCAAGGTCCGCGCCGCCTACGGCTGCGACGTCAACGACGTGGTGCTCGCCGTGATCGCCGGTGCCCTGCGGACCTGGCTGATGTCACGCGGCGAGCCGGTCGCCGGGTCGTCGTCGGTGCGGGCGCTGGTGCCGTTGTCGGTACGCGGCGAGGGCGACGTGCCCAGCTCGGCGGCCGGCGGGTCGCTCGGGAACCGGGTGGCCTCGTTCCTGGTGGACCTGCCCGTCGGCGAGCCGAGCCCGCTGGTGCGGCTGCACCAGGTCACCCACCAGATGCGCGAGCACACCGACACCGGCGACGCCGTCGGTGCCGACACCCTGGTCCGGATCGGCGGGTTCGCCCCGCCGACGCTGCACGCCGTCGGCGCCCGCGCCGCGAACGGCATGGCACGGCACTTCTTCAACCTGGTCGTGACCAACGTCCCCGGGCCGCAGTTCCCGCTCTACGCGGCCGGGGCGCGGATGCTGGAGATGTTCCCGGTGGTCCCGCTGGCGAAGGGTCAGGCCGTCTCCATCGGCCTGACCAGCTACGACGGCGGTGTCTACTACGGCCTGAACGGGGACCGGGACGCCATGGGCGACCTGGACGTGCTGGCCGGGATGGTGGACGAGTCGCTCGAGGAGCTCCTCGAGACACTGCGACAGTCGGGGTGA
- a CDS encoding alpha-hydroxy acid oxidase, whose amino-acid sequence MVRRRIPRPSELAPLLRPAPFTLDRTAARLARASSIGDLRELARRRAPRAVFDYTDGAAEDEVSLRRAREVWASVEFSPTVLTDVSRVDTGRDVLGGRSSLPFALAPTGFTRMMHTEGERAVAAVAARAGIPYALSTMGSTTIEGVAEAGRGGRHWFQLYLWRDRSVAHELVSRAREAGYDTLLLTVDTPVGGNRRRDARNGLSIPPALSLRTFVDGARHPRWWFDLLTTEPLTFESLAAGGGSPYEVINRVFDPALTLDDVTWLRGAWPGKLVVKGVQSVTDARRVTDAGADGVLLSNHGGRQLDRAPVPAELIEPVVQELGDDAEVLVDTGITHGGDVVAAVALGARAALVGRAYLYGLMAGGEAGVARAVEILRAEVERTMQLLGVTRVDDLRPEHARLRSSTSGYHHPNERRPGAAPRR is encoded by the coding sequence ATGGTGCGCCGTCGCATTCCCCGCCCGTCCGAGCTCGCGCCGCTGCTGCGGCCCGCCCCGTTCACCCTCGACCGCACGGCGGCCCGGCTGGCCCGCGCGTCGAGCATCGGGGACCTGCGCGAGCTGGCCCGGCGGCGGGCGCCGCGGGCGGTGTTCGACTACACCGACGGGGCCGCCGAGGACGAGGTGAGCCTGCGCCGGGCCCGCGAGGTGTGGGCCTCGGTGGAGTTCTCGCCGACCGTGCTCACCGACGTCTCCCGGGTGGACACCGGCCGGGACGTCCTCGGCGGACGCTCGTCGCTGCCGTTCGCGCTGGCCCCGACCGGCTTCACCCGCATGATGCACACCGAGGGCGAACGCGCGGTCGCCGCCGTCGCCGCCCGGGCCGGGATCCCCTACGCCCTCTCGACCATGGGCTCCACGACGATCGAGGGCGTCGCCGAGGCAGGGCGTGGCGGGCGGCACTGGTTCCAGCTCTACCTGTGGCGCGACCGCTCGGTCGCCCACGAGCTCGTCTCCCGGGCACGGGAGGCCGGCTACGACACGCTGCTGCTCACCGTCGACACCCCGGTCGGCGGCAACCGGCGCCGCGACGCCCGCAACGGCCTGTCCATCCCGCCCGCGCTGTCGCTGCGGACCTTCGTCGACGGCGCCCGCCACCCCCGCTGGTGGTTCGACCTGCTCACCACCGAACCGCTGACGTTCGAGTCGCTCGCCGCGGGCGGCGGCAGCCCGTACGAGGTGATCAACCGGGTGTTCGACCCGGCCCTGACCCTCGACGACGTCACCTGGCTGCGCGGCGCCTGGCCCGGGAAGCTGGTGGTCAAGGGCGTCCAGTCGGTCACCGACGCCCGCCGCGTCACCGACGCGGGCGCCGACGGCGTGCTGCTGTCCAACCACGGCGGACGCCAGCTGGACCGCGCCCCGGTGCCCGCCGAGCTGATCGAGCCGGTGGTGCAGGAGCTGGGCGACGACGCGGAGGTCCTGGTGGACACCGGGATCACCCACGGCGGCGACGTCGTCGCGGCGGTCGCGCTCGGCGCCCGCGCGGCGCTGGTCGGCCGCGCCTACCTGTACGGGCTGATGGCCGGGGGCGAGGCCGGGGTCGCGCGCGCCGTGGAGATCCTGCGGGCCGAGGTGGAGCGCACGATGCAGCTGCTCGGCGTCACCCGGGTCGACGACCTCCGCCCGGAGCACGCACGGCTCCGCTCGTCGACCAGCGGATACCATCACCCGAACGAGCGACGTCCCGGCGCTGCGCCCCGGCGCTGA
- a CDS encoding alpha/beta family hydrolase, protein MTGAREVDTPRGPARVTLHRAEQPRGLLLLGHGAGGGVDAPDLVTATAAATAAGFDVGLVEQPYRVAGRRAPAPAGHLDEAWLAVVAAVRPGHDGPLVVGGRSSGARVACRTATTAGAAAVLCLAFPLHPPGRPERTRAPELDGAGVPVLVVQGRSDRFGVPADGPDRRVVLLDGDHGLKEQHDRLREVVAGWAAEQLDR, encoded by the coding sequence GTGACCGGGGCGCGCGAGGTCGACACCCCGCGCGGACCGGCCCGGGTCACCCTGCACCGGGCGGAGCAACCGCGCGGCCTGCTGCTGCTCGGGCACGGCGCCGGCGGCGGTGTCGACGCCCCCGACCTGGTCACCGCGACCGCGGCGGCCACCGCCGCCGGGTTCGACGTCGGCCTGGTCGAGCAGCCCTACCGGGTCGCGGGCCGGCGGGCCCCCGCCCCGGCCGGGCACCTCGACGAAGCGTGGCTCGCCGTCGTCGCGGCGGTGCGGCCCGGCCACGACGGGCCGCTGGTCGTCGGCGGCCGCAGCTCCGGTGCGCGCGTCGCCTGCCGCACGGCGACGACGGCCGGTGCCGCCGCGGTGCTGTGCCTGGCCTTCCCGCTGCACCCGCCCGGCCGTCCGGAGCGGACCCGGGCCCCGGAGCTCGACGGGGCCGGGGTGCCGGTGCTCGTGGTGCAGGGCCGCAGCGACCGGTTCGGCGTCCCGGCCGACGGGCCCGACCGGCGGGTGGTGCTGCTCGACGGCGACCACGGTCTGAAGGAACAGCACGACCGGCTGCGCGAGGTCGTCGCCGGATGGGCGGCGGAGCAGCTCGACCGGTAG
- a CDS encoding HAD-IA family hydrolase gives MADTRTLRGLIVDYGGVLDDPADGALLLAYARRAAAAGIRTALFSGAHAVPDEVAAAFGTVLLGAVRGARKPSPDSFAAVAAELGLPAGDCVVVDDMGACVRGAAAAGAVGVRHTGAETTLGELEVLLGVPARD, from the coding sequence GTGGCGGACACCCGGACCCTGCGCGGCCTGATCGTCGACTACGGCGGTGTCCTCGACGACCCCGCCGACGGCGCCCTGCTGCTCGCCTACGCCCGTCGCGCCGCGGCCGCGGGGATCCGCACCGCGTTGTTCTCCGGCGCGCATGCGGTGCCCGACGAGGTCGCCGCGGCGTTCGGCACGGTGCTGCTCGGCGCGGTCCGCGGCGCCCGGAAGCCGAGTCCCGACTCCTTCGCCGCCGTCGCGGCGGAGCTGGGCCTGCCCGCGGGGGACTGCGTCGTCGTCGACGACATGGGGGCGTGTGTGCGCGGCGCCGCCGCTGCCGGGGCGGTCGGGGTGCGGCACACCGGCGCCGAGACGACCCTCGGCGAGCTGGAGGTCCTGCTCGGGGTCCCCGCCCGGGACTGA
- a CDS encoding SOS response-associated peptidase produces MCGRYASTKAPADLADEFHAVDATQESSQRPDYNVAPTKDITVVVERHPRDESGEPDRDTTERSLRTVRWGLVPFWAKDPSAGARMVNARSETITEKPAFRRAAASRRCLFPMDGWYEWQRHDAVPKSQGGTGKPTKQPYFTHYADDATMAMAGLWEYWRPSGGELAEKYPDGLVTACVLTTEAVGPLAQVHDRMPLVLRPDDWSDWLDPDRDTGDDRVTRLLVPPTPELVSTLEIRPVSPQVNNVRNNAPELLDRISDDRVTEPIQLDLLS; encoded by the coding sequence ATGTGCGGCCGTTACGCCTCCACCAAGGCCCCCGCGGACCTGGCCGACGAGTTCCACGCCGTCGACGCGACGCAGGAGTCCTCGCAGCGTCCGGACTACAACGTGGCGCCGACCAAGGACATCACCGTGGTGGTCGAACGCCACCCCCGCGACGAGAGCGGCGAACCCGACCGGGACACCACCGAGCGGTCGCTGCGGACCGTCCGCTGGGGCCTGGTGCCGTTCTGGGCGAAGGACCCGTCGGCTGGTGCGCGGATGGTGAACGCCCGGTCGGAGACGATCACCGAGAAGCCCGCGTTCCGCCGTGCGGCCGCGTCGCGGCGCTGCCTGTTCCCGATGGACGGCTGGTACGAGTGGCAGCGCCACGACGCCGTCCCGAAGAGCCAGGGCGGGACCGGCAAGCCGACCAAGCAGCCGTACTTCACCCACTACGCCGATGACGCCACGATGGCGATGGCCGGCCTGTGGGAGTACTGGCGTCCCAGCGGCGGCGAGCTCGCCGAGAAGTACCCGGACGGCCTGGTCACCGCCTGCGTGCTCACCACCGAGGCGGTCGGCCCGCTCGCCCAGGTCCACGACCGGATGCCGCTCGTGCTGCGCCCCGACGACTGGTCGGACTGGCTCGACCCGGACCGCGACACCGGCGACGACCGGGTCACCCGGCTGCTCGTCCCGCCGACCCCCGAGCTGGTGTCCACCCTCGAGATCCGGCCGGTGTCGCCGCAGGTCAACAACGTCCGCAACAACGCTCCCGAGCTGCTCGACCGGATCTCCGACGACCGGGTGACCGAGCCGATCCAGCTCGACCTGCTGTCGTGA
- the rsgA gene encoding ribosome small subunit-dependent GTPase A → MPRDISRLDESDVRVRPGRRGSRPRSKRRPAHADATRAMVTAVDRGRWTCAVDADPSLPQVVAMRARELGRTPVVVGDRVDLVGDLSGEPDTLARIVRVAERETVLRRTADDTDPYERIVVANAQRLIVVTAVADPVPRSGFVDRCLVAAFAGGLQPVLCLTKSDLADPEPFAAQYRELGVPVLVTGRSESGPPSGLDALRAELSGRLCALVGHSGVGKSTLVNAIVPAATQAIGRVSGVGKGRHTTTAALAFPHADGWVVDTPGVRSFGLAHVSADDVVAAFGDLAEAIEGCPRGCGHLGPPADPECALDDLVASGALGGGRLDALRRVLVALASDRF, encoded by the coding sequence GTGCCCCGCGACATCAGCAGGCTCGACGAGTCCGACGTCCGCGTCCGCCCCGGACGACGCGGCAGCCGTCCGCGCAGCAAGCGCCGCCCCGCGCACGCCGACGCGACCCGCGCGATGGTCACCGCCGTCGACCGGGGCCGCTGGACCTGCGCGGTCGACGCCGACCCGAGCCTCCCCCAGGTCGTCGCCATGCGGGCCCGCGAGCTGGGCCGGACGCCGGTCGTCGTCGGGGACCGGGTGGACCTCGTCGGGGACCTGTCCGGCGAGCCGGACACCCTCGCGCGGATCGTGCGGGTCGCCGAGCGCGAGACCGTGCTGCGCCGCACCGCCGACGACACCGACCCCTACGAGCGGATCGTCGTCGCGAACGCGCAGCGGCTGATCGTGGTCACCGCCGTCGCCGACCCGGTGCCGCGCAGCGGGTTCGTCGACCGCTGCCTGGTCGCGGCGTTCGCCGGCGGGCTGCAGCCGGTGCTGTGCCTGACCAAGTCCGACCTCGCCGACCCGGAGCCGTTCGCCGCGCAGTACCGCGAGCTCGGTGTGCCGGTGCTGGTGACCGGACGTTCGGAGTCCGGGCCGCCGAGCGGGCTGGACGCGCTGCGCGCGGAGCTGTCCGGGCGGCTGTGCGCGCTCGTCGGGCACTCCGGGGTCGGCAAGTCCACGCTGGTCAACGCGATCGTCCCGGCCGCGACCCAGGCCATCGGGCGGGTGTCGGGCGTCGGCAAGGGGCGGCACACGACCACCGCGGCCCTGGCGTTCCCGCACGCCGACGGCTGGGTCGTCGACACCCCGGGGGTCCGGTCGTTCGGGCTCGCGCACGTCAGCGCGGACGACGTCGTCGCCGCGTTCGGCGACCTCGCCGAGGCGATCGAGGGCTGCCCGCGCGGCTGCGGGCACCTCGGGCCGCCCGCCGACCCGGAGTGTGCACTGGACGACCTGGTCGCCTCCGGCGCACTCGGAGGAGGCAGACTCGACGCGTTGCGCCGCGTGCTGGTGGCGCTGGCGAGCGACAGGTTCTGA
- a CDS encoding DUF6912 family protein codes for MRIYLPATWPMLARAVKTGNFEPLGGTAFALTPKLRESYTAGDDEELEYAAMNEAARASLRLLAVEFGLGENDTPARRVVVSADTDDVTLRPDLDDGAVRVTGPVPLSKIAAVHVDLPVAEHAVREAAGAVDKADLGDMDAEFLVGEAEDHELAWYDGTELPFLVELG; via the coding sequence TTGAGGATCTACCTCCCCGCAACCTGGCCGATGCTGGCCCGCGCCGTGAAGACCGGGAACTTCGAGCCGCTCGGCGGCACCGCGTTCGCGCTCACCCCGAAGCTGCGCGAGTCCTACACCGCGGGTGACGACGAGGAGCTCGAGTACGCCGCGATGAACGAGGCGGCGCGGGCGTCGCTGCGGCTGCTCGCGGTCGAGTTCGGCCTGGGCGAGAACGACACCCCCGCCCGCCGGGTCGTGGTGTCCGCCGACACCGACGACGTCACCCTGCGCCCCGACCTCGACGACGGCGCGGTCCGGGTGACCGGCCCGGTGCCGCTGTCGAAGATCGCCGCCGTGCACGTCGACCTGCCGGTGGCCGAGCACGCCGTCCGGGAGGCGGCCGGTGCGGTCGACAAGGCCGACCTGGGCGACATGGATGCCGAGTTCCTCGTCGGCGAGGCCGAGGACCACGAGCTCGCCTGGTACGACGGCACCGAGCTGCCGTTCCTGGTCGAGCTGGGCTGA
- a CDS encoding TrmH family RNA methyltransferase, giving the protein MAAILRATLLPVSDAGAVSPKDRFITVYGRKTVLEALADPDLEVDKVVLADTVRGGGEREITAAARDRGVSVQRATAQRVKVLAGNGRHDQGVLADVVAPRMSPLEHFLSDLGTRRPASVLVLDAVTNPSNVGMILRSATAAGLDGVLLPRRGVPAIDPLVIKASAGVAFAAPVLRCATAAEGVDLMHAAGFGVFGLDAGGDSLLEASLPPQVALVLGNETDGLTEDVRSRLDGILSLPMYGGVESLNVASAGAVAAYELLRRR; this is encoded by the coding sequence ATGGCCGCGATCCTACGTGCGACGCTTCTCCCCGTGAGCGATGCAGGTGCGGTCTCCCCGAAGGACCGGTTCATCACGGTCTACGGCCGCAAGACCGTCCTGGAGGCGCTGGCCGACCCCGACCTGGAGGTCGACAAGGTCGTGCTGGCCGACACGGTGCGCGGTGGCGGCGAACGCGAGATCACCGCGGCCGCCCGTGACCGCGGGGTGTCGGTGCAGCGTGCGACCGCGCAGCGGGTGAAGGTGCTGGCCGGCAACGGGCGCCACGACCAGGGTGTGCTGGCCGACGTCGTCGCCCCGCGGATGTCGCCGCTGGAGCACTTCCTGTCCGACCTGGGCACCCGGCGGCCGGCGTCGGTGCTGGTCCTCGACGCCGTCACCAACCCGTCGAACGTCGGGATGATCCTGCGCAGCGCGACGGCCGCCGGTCTGGACGGCGTGCTCCTGCCCCGCCGCGGGGTGCCCGCCATCGACCCGCTGGTGATCAAGGCCTCGGCCGGGGTGGCGTTCGCCGCGCCCGTGCTGCGCTGTGCCACCGCCGCCGAGGGCGTCGACCTCATGCACGCGGCCGGGTTCGGCGTGTTCGGCCTCGATGCCGGCGGCGACTCGCTGCTGGAGGCGTCGCTCCCGCCCCAGGTCGCCCTGGTGCTGGGCAACGAGACCGACGGCCTGACCGAGGACGTCCGCTCCCGGCTCGACGGGATCCTCTCGCTGCCGATGTACGGCGGGGTCGAGTCGCTCAACGTCGCCTCCGCCGGTGCCGTCGCCGCCTACGAACTGCTGCGCCGACGCTGA
- a CDS encoding antitoxin, whose product MGFLDKAKELLGQHDDKVDQALNKAGDAAKQKYAGHDGQIDAATKFAREKTGAGDTTAQQPGQPGPDGQAPPPPAPGEAPPPPPQQ is encoded by the coding sequence ATGGGTTTCCTGGACAAGGCCAAGGAACTGCTCGGCCAGCACGACGACAAGGTCGACCAGGCGCTGAACAAGGCCGGTGACGCGGCGAAGCAGAAGTACGCCGGTCACGACGGCCAGATCGACGCGGCGACGAAGTTCGCCCGGGAGAAGACCGGTGCCGGCGACACCACCGCCCAGCAGCCCGGTCAGCCGGGTCCGGACGGGCAGGCCCCGCCGCCGCCCGCGCCGGGTGAGGCCCCGCCGCCGCCTCCGCAGCAGTAG
- a CDS encoding crotonase/enoyl-CoA hydratase family protein → MSERVRTAVDDGVAEVRFTRPERRNALDVAQFTAIVHAADALRDRADVRVVVLSAQGPDFCAGLDRDMFRAMRAGERLSATAELPPPRDGSPARATGQRAAYAWTELDVPVIAAVQGHALGGGLQIALGADLRIVAPTATLSVLEIVWGLVPDMGGTLLLPQLVGRDVARDLTFTGRTVSGTEAVALGLATRTAEDPRAAALATAREIAARNPHAVRAAKRLLATPRPPAEQLAAEQAEIGALIASPNQREAVAARLEGRDPVFHDPAPGAGAG, encoded by the coding sequence ATGAGCGAGCGGGTCCGGACCGCCGTGGACGACGGCGTCGCCGAGGTGCGGTTCACCCGGCCGGAGCGCCGCAACGCCCTCGACGTCGCCCAGTTCACCGCGATCGTGCACGCCGCGGACGCGCTGCGCGACCGCGCGGACGTCCGCGTCGTGGTGCTGTCGGCGCAGGGGCCGGACTTCTGCGCGGGCCTGGACCGCGACATGTTCCGCGCGATGCGCGCCGGCGAACGGCTCTCCGCCACCGCCGAGCTGCCCCCGCCGCGCGACGGCTCCCCGGCCCGCGCGACCGGGCAGCGCGCCGCGTACGCATGGACCGAGCTGGACGTTCCGGTGATCGCCGCCGTGCAGGGGCACGCGCTGGGCGGCGGACTGCAGATCGCGCTCGGCGCGGACCTGCGGATCGTCGCCCCCACCGCGACGCTGTCGGTGCTGGAGATCGTCTGGGGCCTGGTGCCCGACATGGGCGGCACGCTGTTGCTGCCGCAGCTGGTCGGGCGCGACGTCGCCCGCGACCTGACCTTCACCGGGCGTACGGTGTCCGGCACCGAGGCCGTCGCGCTGGGGCTCGCGACCCGCACCGCCGAGGACCCGCGGGCCGCCGCGCTGGCGACCGCACGGGAGATCGCCGCCCGCAACCCGCACGCGGTCCGCGCGGCGAAGCGGCTGCTCGCGACACCCCGTCCGCCCGCCGAGCAGCTCGCCGCCGAGCAGGCCGAGATCGGTGCGCTGATCGCGAGCCCGAACCAGCGCGAGGCCGTCGCCGCGCGGCTGGAGGGCCGCGACCCGGTGTTCCACGACCCCGCGCCGGGGGCCGGAGCGGGCTGA